The Dictyoglomus sp. genomic sequence GATATCTAATATCTCTCCTCCTCCAGCTTCTATCCATAATGCTTGTAATAAAAACAATGGAATATATCCAGACAATATGATATGCCAATGCGAATGCCAATGATTACTACAATGATTACTATTGGTTGTTATCTCAAATTTCCATATACCCTTAAATATATCCCTTACTTTCATTCCACTTTCATATAGCTTATTTCCAAATCTCTTCTCAAATTTTCTCATTACATTAGTATGAAATTCATATCTCTTTCTTGCTTCCTCTTCTCCATCTGTTTCTCTTACTCTCTCTATGTATCTGCTTAATAATTCTTCTACTTTCTCTCTTAACTTCGGATATCTTTTTCTTCCCGATACTCTCAAATCCCCAAATCTTTTCTTAACTTCATATGCTCTTTTCACTGCTTCTTTTACACTTTCTCTTCCTCCTATCGTTAATGTCGCAAACACTAAGACATCTTTTATCCCCTTTACATACTCCTCTACTCTTCTGAATAATTTCCTACTCTCTCTCCATGCACAATATTCACATAATACAGATCCACAAGAAATAGGATGATATTTTATTCTTT encodes the following:
- a CDS encoding protein rep, coding for MYQLDIQATSQTKKRERAEKRVKSRCNCGKEGIIGLYQLEEEERIKYHPISCGSVLCEYCAWRESRKLFRRVEEYVKGIKDVLVFATLTIGGRESVKEAVKRAYEVKKRFGDLRVSGRKRYPKLREKVEELLSRYIERVRETDGEEEARKRYEFHTNVMRKFEKRFGNKLYESGMKVRDIFKGIWKFEITTNSNHCSNHWHSHWHIILSGYIPLFLLQALWIEAGGGEILDIRQVKEKREAIDELSKYHVKPVIKEEQLQKLSEETLIELEESLYGRRKVETWGIEKVEIEKESQWKLVKLFTNIRVKLSVNNIRDIPKRVRELWKNDIDDFEYCIAKNEKYEIEGKIVLDKHGNLWWNIDLDKLKWINRLLF